In Acidobacteriota bacterium, the following are encoded in one genomic region:
- a CDS encoding DUF1702 family protein, whose translation MGVLTRRIFGVDPSEGSFAKRGFHGAPEVRQRLERVATTFLDGYHAALEDPSPESLKVRLGAVSDEFRGWVYEGAGMGLTVLDAFTPWRPLRRFDALLADSGDSYTYLIHVGAGWAMARLRLPTGWLLRRLDPLLGWLALDGYGFHEGFFHHRRTVVEARVPGRLEGYARRAFDQGLGRSLWFSEAADVERVIARLATFAPSRHHDLWSGVGLAATYAGGVPVEHLERLRQAAGGHRPALAQGAAFAAKARLRGGFADQNTARGAQVLCGLSCEDAAAATDHALTDLPSGHGLTEERPPFEHWRTKIQHTLTSAGVAA comes from the coding sequence ATGGGAGTGCTGACCCGACGGATTTTCGGCGTCGATCCGAGCGAGGGATCCTTCGCCAAACGCGGTTTTCACGGCGCGCCGGAGGTTCGTCAGCGCCTCGAGCGGGTCGCGACGACCTTTCTCGACGGCTATCACGCGGCCCTCGAAGATCCGTCTCCAGAGAGCTTGAAGGTCCGCCTCGGCGCGGTCTCGGACGAGTTTCGCGGCTGGGTTTACGAGGGCGCCGGCATGGGTCTGACGGTGCTCGATGCCTTCACCCCCTGGCGGCCGCTGCGCCGCTTCGACGCCCTGTTGGCCGATTCCGGCGATTCCTACACCTACCTGATCCACGTCGGCGCCGGTTGGGCGATGGCGCGGCTGCGCCTGCCCACCGGCTGGCTGCTGCGGCGCCTCGATCCGCTCCTCGGTTGGCTGGCCCTCGACGGCTATGGCTTCCACGAAGGCTTCTTCCACCATCGCCGGACGGTGGTCGAGGCGCGCGTCCCGGGGCGTCTCGAGGGCTACGCTCGGCGCGCCTTCGACCAAGGGCTGGGCCGCAGCCTGTGGTTCAGCGAGGCGGCCGATGTCGAGCGCGTGATCGCGCGCCTCGCAACCTTCGCCCCCAGCCGCCACCACGACCTGTGGAGCGGCGTCGGCCTGGCGGCGACCTATGCCGGCGGCGTGCCGGTGGAGCACCTCGAGCGCCTGCGGCAGGCCGCCGGCGGCCATCGGCCGGCCCTCGCCCAGGGAGCCGCCTTCGCTGCCAAGGCGCGGCTGCGTGGCGGCTTCGCGGACCAGAACACCGCCCGCGGAGCGCAGGTCCTCTGCGGTCTGTCCTGTGAAGACGCGGCGGCGGCCACCGATCACGCCCTGACGGACCTGCCGTCGGGTCATGGACTCACCGAGGAACGGCCGCCCTTCGAGCACTGGCGGACCAAGATCCAGCACACCCTGACCAGCGCGGGAGTCGCCGCATGA
- the parE gene encoding DNA topoisomerase IV subunit B, which produces MTTSYDASSIEVLTGLEPVRKRPGMYTQTERPNHLVQEVVDNSVDEAIAGHCQEIVTTLHDDGSISVQDDGRGMPVDQHQEEGVSGVEVILTRLHAGAKFSHKDYRYSGGLHGVGVSVVNALSRRLEVVIRRSGQEHAMSFADGEKASELEVVGSVGRRNTGTRIRFWPDPQFFDSAKVNVCRLKHALEAKAVLCSGLQIRFVHEEDPSQNEEWCFEDGLEDYLLQELGDVERLPERPYRGSFQEADREVDWAVLWLPEEGEPVGESYVNLIPTAQGGTHVNGFRTGLTEALREFCDFRNLLPRGLKISPDDVWSRCSYILSARVKEPQFSGQTKERLSNRDVALFVAGAVKDAFSLWLNQNVEAAEGIAQIAIDNAQARARAGKKVKRKKVTTGPALPGKLADCSGQDFETTELFLVEGDSAGGSAKQARDRETQAILPLRGKILNTWEVDSSEVLGSQEVHDIAVAIGVDPGSPKLDDLRYGKVCILADADSDGAHIATLLCALFVRHFRPLVEAGRVYLAMPPLYRIDQGKKTYYALDDEERRELIARLESEGGRAKIGIQRFKGLGEMNPLQLRETVMAPDTRRLVRLTVGGRDRTDQKIDMLLARGRAADRRRWLETKGNMADV; this is translated from the coding sequence ATGACCACCTCCTACGACGCCTCATCGATCGAAGTCCTCACCGGTCTCGAACCGGTGCGCAAGCGTCCGGGGATGTACACCCAGACGGAGCGCCCCAACCATCTGGTGCAGGAGGTGGTCGACAACAGCGTCGATGAAGCCATCGCCGGCCACTGCCAGGAGATCGTCACCACCCTGCATGATGACGGCTCGATCTCGGTGCAGGACGACGGTCGCGGCATGCCCGTCGATCAGCACCAGGAGGAAGGCGTCTCCGGCGTCGAGGTGATCCTCACCCGGCTCCACGCCGGCGCCAAGTTCTCGCACAAGGACTACCGCTACTCCGGCGGTCTGCACGGCGTCGGCGTGTCGGTGGTGAACGCCCTTTCCCGCCGTCTCGAGGTGGTGATTCGCCGCAGCGGCCAGGAGCACGCGATGAGCTTCGCCGACGGCGAGAAGGCCAGCGAGCTCGAGGTCGTCGGCAGCGTCGGCCGGCGCAACACCGGCACCCGCATCCGCTTCTGGCCGGACCCGCAGTTCTTCGATTCGGCGAAGGTCAACGTGTGTCGTCTCAAGCACGCCCTCGAGGCCAAGGCGGTGCTCTGCTCCGGCTTGCAGATTCGCTTCGTCCACGAAGAGGATCCGAGCCAGAACGAGGAGTGGTGCTTCGAAGACGGCCTCGAAGACTATCTGCTGCAGGAGCTCGGCGACGTCGAGCGGCTGCCGGAGCGTCCCTACCGTGGAAGCTTCCAGGAGGCCGATCGCGAGGTCGACTGGGCGGTGCTGTGGCTGCCGGAGGAAGGCGAGCCGGTGGGAGAGAGCTACGTCAATCTGATTCCCACCGCCCAGGGCGGCACCCACGTCAACGGCTTCCGCACCGGCCTGACGGAAGCACTGCGGGAGTTCTGCGACTTCCGCAATCTGCTGCCGCGGGGCCTCAAGATCAGCCCCGACGATGTCTGGTCGCGCTGCTCCTACATCCTGTCGGCGCGGGTCAAGGAGCCGCAGTTCTCGGGTCAGACCAAGGAACGACTGTCGAACCGCGATGTCGCCCTGTTCGTCGCCGGCGCCGTCAAGGATGCTTTCAGCCTGTGGCTCAACCAGAACGTCGAGGCCGCCGAGGGCATCGCCCAGATCGCCATCGACAACGCCCAGGCGCGGGCCCGGGCGGGCAAGAAGGTCAAACGCAAGAAGGTCACCACCGGTCCGGCGCTGCCTGGCAAGCTCGCCGACTGCAGCGGCCAGGACTTCGAGACCACCGAGCTCTTCCTGGTCGAGGGAGACTCCGCCGGCGGCTCCGCCAAGCAGGCCCGCGACCGCGAGACCCAGGCCATCCTGCCGCTGCGGGGCAAGATCCTCAACACCTGGGAGGTCGACTCCTCGGAGGTCCTCGGCTCCCAGGAGGTGCACGACATCGCCGTCGCCATCGGCGTCGATCCGGGATCCCCCAAGCTCGACGACCTGCGCTACGGCAAGGTCTGCATCCTGGCCGACGCCGACTCCGACGGCGCCCACATCGCCACCCTCCTCTGCGCCCTGTTCGTGCGTCATTTCCGGCCCCTGGTGGAGGCCGGCCGGGTCTACCTCGCCATGCCGCCGCTCTACCGCATCGACCAGGGCAAGAAGACCTACTACGCCCTCGATGACGAAGAGCGTCGCGAGCTGATCGCACGCCTGGAGTCGGAGGGCGGCCGCGCCAAGATCGGCATTCAGCGCTTCAAGGGCCTCGGCGAGATGAACCCGCTGCAGCTGCGCGAGACGGTGATGGCGCCGGACACCCGCCGCCTGGTGCGCCTGACCGTCGGCGGCCGCGACCGCACCGACCAGAAGATCGACATGCTGCTGGCCCGCGGCCGCGCCGCCGATCGCCGCCGTTGGCTCGAGACCAAGGGCAACATGGCCGACGTCTGA
- a CDS encoding SDR family NAD(P)-dependent oxidoreductase: MSRTGGIAIVGMACEYPDIHSPSDLWETVLARRRAFRRFPDERLRLDDYQSPDRLPDRTYGTEGAFIEGYEFDRVRFRVAGRAFRSADLAHWLALDVASRALADAGFPEGQGLQREATGVLLGNTLTGEFSRANQMRLRWPYVRHVVGASLLAEGWDQEKAAEFLARLEASYKQPFPEITEETLAGGLSNTIAGRVCNYFDFHGGGFTVDGACASSLLATCQACSALVAGDLDYALAGGVDLSMDPFELVGFSQTGALAPEEMRVYDARSAGFFPGEGCGFVFLMREEDAIAQQRRIYSVIRGWGVSSDGAGGITRPEAEGQALALRRAYRRAGFGIETVGYFEGHGTGTAVGDSTELSALSSSLRQAGANGRPTPIGTIKGNFGHTKAAAGVAGLIKATQAVMHRLIPPITGCETPHPVLEDEAPALRVPFEAEIWPRGGPVRAGVSAMGFGGINTHIVMEGRSKDRRRKLSARERTLLATPQDSELFLLYAASTGELATRVEALRATARRISRAELTDLAAELARRSTAGYVRAAVVAATPRELDGRLELLGEWLQQGVDQRLDVRQGVFLGGGTRTPRIAFLFPGQGSPSRSSAGALGRRFEDVVDLYDDFELPAGDAVNTAVAQPAIAASSTAALLALAELGIEATAAVGHSLGELVALHWAGAMDEETLFEVATARGRAMADLGDASGAMAAIGVGPDELAALRGRERVTIAGLNSPRRTVISGDEQAIEDLVAEARSRRLNATRLKVSHAFHSPLVAAAAGALESCLAVQDLTAPQRTVVSTVTGEVLTGDSDLRRLLVDQVTSPVRFTEAIEALRGEVDLWLEVGPGWVLSGLLEDFGDLGAALSLDAGSDSFKGLLEAAGAAYCLGSPVDPTALFAGRFSRPFDPDQPLRFFANSCEDIERRADGVAVVASPVAAADEPAPAVEPQDDLAPIDLVRELVADRAELPASAIAEDSRLLSDLHLNSISVGQLVVEAARRLGRESPASPNDFADATVAEVAEALLQGEARDGAAGEEVEEGQVAGAGSWIAAFDLLWEERSLAVGAAPPPATGWQVVAPEDHPLVAGLRAALREAGGGGVALCLPAQLEPGCVDLYLEAARPLLDGSAAKCLLVVHAGGGGAGFARTLHLELPEVDTAVVDVPFDRPEAALWAAAEAVAVTGYGEARYDAEGRREVPLWDHYPILSGEGESVLGPDDVVLVTGGGKGIASECALRLARKSGARLILLGRSRPEESPELAANLDRVSAAGIDFRYVSADVNDASAVAAAVAGAAAEIGTVTGILHGAGLNTPRLLAALDGKAFRRTLAPKITGLHNVLAAVDPAALRLLVTFGSIIARMGLRGEADYATANEWMAMETERFASDNPDCRCLCLEWSVWSGVGMGERLGRVETLIEEGIHPIPPDLGVELLARLLQLPTSPVSLVVSSRFGMPPTMEMATPELPLLRFLESPRVFFPGVELVVDSEVSAESDPYLTEHVFRGERLLPAVIGLEAMTQTATAMIGRRDLPIFEEVEFRRPLVVAEGQTLTLRVAAIGRLDGRIELVVRSSASDFRTDDFRALCRFSGERATGLPAALPDAGEVLPLEAEGDLYGPLFFHTGRFRRIRGYRSLSARECIAEISGNGAVPWFGRYLPPQMLLGDAAVRDALLHGIQVCVPHSTILPVGVDRIELGDLSPAEDFVLAAKERRREGDLFTYDVELVDAQGKVRERWVGLRLQAVDRNRVAEPWKAPILAPYVERRLQELLPGEQPKVVIRQRQAEVRQEDSDRAILEVVHGQGAEGEVHRRPDGKPETAGADVSVAHAGELVLAISGEGPLGCDAEAIEARPPDLWSEMLGADRYHLAERLVGEEGENPDAAATRIWAAGECLRKAGTPHNAPLVFESATDDGWLMLRSGNLVIGTLVAPVEGFEGGLALAVLASAER; this comes from the coding sequence ATGAGCCGCACGGGAGGCATCGCCATCGTCGGGATGGCCTGTGAGTATCCGGACATCCACTCGCCGAGCGATCTCTGGGAAACGGTGCTGGCGCGGCGCCGGGCTTTCCGCCGCTTTCCGGATGAGCGTCTGCGCCTCGACGACTATCAGAGCCCGGATCGCCTGCCGGACCGCACCTACGGCACCGAGGGCGCCTTCATCGAGGGCTACGAGTTCGATCGGGTGCGCTTCCGCGTCGCCGGGCGGGCCTTTCGCTCCGCCGACCTGGCCCACTGGCTGGCCCTCGACGTCGCCTCGCGGGCGCTCGCCGACGCCGGCTTTCCGGAAGGCCAGGGACTGCAGCGCGAGGCCACCGGGGTGCTGCTGGGCAACACCCTGACAGGAGAGTTCTCGCGCGCCAACCAGATGCGACTGCGTTGGCCCTATGTACGCCATGTGGTGGGCGCCTCGCTGCTCGCCGAAGGCTGGGATCAGGAGAAGGCCGCCGAGTTCCTGGCCCGCCTCGAGGCCTCCTACAAACAGCCTTTCCCGGAGATCACCGAGGAGACCCTCGCCGGTGGCCTGTCCAACACCATCGCCGGCAGAGTGTGCAATTACTTCGACTTTCACGGCGGTGGCTTCACCGTCGACGGCGCCTGCGCCTCCTCTCTGCTGGCCACCTGCCAGGCCTGCTCGGCCCTGGTGGCGGGCGATCTCGACTACGCCCTGGCGGGCGGCGTCGATCTTTCGATGGATCCCTTCGAGCTGGTCGGCTTCTCCCAGACCGGCGCCCTGGCGCCGGAGGAGATGCGGGTCTACGACGCCCGCTCGGCGGGCTTCTTCCCGGGCGAGGGCTGCGGCTTCGTCTTCTTGATGCGGGAAGAGGACGCGATCGCCCAGCAGCGGCGCATCTACTCGGTGATCCGCGGCTGGGGCGTGTCCTCGGACGGCGCCGGAGGTATCACCCGGCCGGAAGCCGAAGGCCAGGCCCTGGCTCTGCGGCGGGCCTATCGGCGCGCCGGTTTCGGCATCGAGACGGTGGGCTATTTCGAAGGCCACGGCACCGGCACCGCGGTCGGCGACTCGACCGAGCTGTCGGCCCTGTCGAGCTCCCTCCGGCAGGCCGGAGCCAACGGGCGGCCGACGCCCATCGGCACCATCAAAGGCAACTTCGGCCACACCAAGGCGGCCGCCGGCGTCGCCGGTTTGATCAAAGCGACGCAGGCGGTGATGCATCGCCTGATCCCGCCGATCACCGGCTGCGAGACGCCGCACCCGGTGCTGGAGGACGAAGCGCCGGCCCTGCGGGTGCCCTTCGAGGCCGAGATCTGGCCGCGCGGTGGGCCGGTGCGGGCAGGAGTCTCGGCGATGGGATTCGGCGGTATCAACACCCACATCGTAATGGAGGGACGCTCGAAGGACCGGCGGCGCAAGCTGTCGGCGCGCGAGCGCACTTTGCTGGCGACGCCCCAGGACAGCGAGCTGTTCCTGCTCTACGCCGCCAGCACCGGCGAGCTGGCGACGCGGGTCGAAGCCTTGCGAGCGACGGCCCGCCGGATCTCTCGCGCCGAGCTCACGGACCTCGCCGCCGAGCTGGCTCGCCGTTCGACGGCGGGCTATGTGCGGGCGGCGGTGGTGGCCGCCACGCCGCGCGAGCTGGACGGTCGCCTCGAGCTGCTCGGCGAGTGGCTCCAACAGGGGGTCGATCAGCGCCTCGACGTGCGCCAGGGGGTGTTCCTCGGTGGCGGCACCCGGACGCCGCGCATCGCCTTCCTGTTTCCCGGTCAGGGGTCGCCCTCGCGCTCCTCGGCGGGTGCCCTCGGACGCCGCTTCGAGGATGTCGTCGACCTCTACGACGACTTCGAGCTGCCGGCCGGGGACGCGGTCAACACCGCGGTGGCGCAGCCGGCGATCGCCGCCTCGTCAACGGCGGCCTTGCTCGCCCTGGCGGAGCTCGGCATCGAGGCGACGGCGGCGGTCGGTCACAGCCTCGGTGAGCTGGTGGCCCTGCACTGGGCCGGCGCGATGGACGAAGAGACCCTGTTCGAGGTCGCCACCGCCCGCGGCCGAGCGATGGCCGATCTCGGCGACGCCTCCGGGGCGATGGCCGCCATCGGCGTCGGGCCGGACGAGCTCGCCGCCCTGCGCGGTAGGGAGCGGGTGACCATCGCCGGTCTCAACTCGCCTCGGCGGACGGTGATCTCAGGCGACGAGCAGGCGATCGAAGACCTGGTGGCGGAGGCCCGCAGCCGACGCCTCAATGCCACCCGTCTCAAGGTCTCCCACGCCTTCCACTCGCCGCTGGTGGCGGCCGCTGCCGGTGCCCTCGAGAGCTGCCTCGCGGTGCAGGATCTGACCGCGCCGCAGCGCACCGTGGTGTCGACGGTCACCGGTGAGGTGCTCACCGGGGATTCCGATTTGCGTCGCCTGCTGGTCGACCAGGTGACTTCGCCGGTGCGCTTCACGGAGGCGATCGAGGCGCTGCGCGGCGAGGTCGATCTCTGGCTCGAGGTGGGCCCCGGCTGGGTGCTCAGCGGTCTGCTGGAGGACTTCGGCGACCTCGGCGCGGCGCTGTCCTTGGATGCCGGCAGCGATTCTTTCAAGGGCCTTCTCGAAGCCGCCGGCGCGGCCTACTGCCTCGGCTCGCCGGTCGATCCCACGGCCCTCTTCGCCGGCCGCTTCAGCCGGCCCTTCGATCCCGATCAGCCGCTGCGCTTCTTCGCCAATTCCTGCGAGGACATCGAGCGGCGCGCCGACGGTGTCGCGGTGGTGGCCAGCCCGGTGGCGGCGGCCGACGAGCCGGCGCCGGCGGTGGAGCCACAAGATGACCTGGCACCCATCGACCTGGTGCGCGAGCTGGTGGCGGATCGCGCCGAGCTGCCGGCGAGCGCCATCGCCGAGGACAGCCGGCTGCTCAGCGACCTGCACCTCAACTCGATCTCCGTCGGCCAACTGGTGGTCGAAGCGGCGCGGCGCCTGGGGCGCGAGTCGCCGGCTTCGCCCAACGATTTCGCCGATGCCACCGTCGCCGAGGTCGCCGAAGCGCTGTTGCAGGGCGAGGCGCGGGACGGCGCGGCGGGCGAAGAGGTCGAGGAGGGCCAGGTGGCCGGTGCCGGATCTTGGATCGCCGCCTTCGATCTGCTGTGGGAAGAACGTTCCCTCGCCGTCGGCGCGGCGCCGCCGCCGGCCACCGGCTGGCAGGTGGTGGCGCCGGAGGATCACCCGCTGGTCGCCGGCCTGCGGGCCGCCCTGCGCGAAGCCGGTGGCGGCGGCGTCGCCCTCTGTCTGCCGGCGCAACTGGAGCCGGGCTGCGTCGACCTCTATCTCGAAGCTGCTCGCCCCTTGCTCGACGGTTCCGCCGCCAAGTGCCTGCTGGTGGTGCACGCCGGTGGTGGCGGTGCGGGATTCGCCCGCACTCTCCATCTCGAGCTTCCAGAGGTCGACACGGCGGTGGTGGACGTGCCCTTCGATCGTCCGGAAGCGGCCCTCTGGGCGGCGGCCGAGGCGGTGGCCGTCACGGGCTACGGCGAGGCTCGCTACGACGCCGAAGGCCGCCGCGAAGTGCCCCTCTGGGACCACTACCCGATCCTCTCCGGCGAGGGCGAATCGGTGCTCGGACCGGACGACGTGGTGTTGGTGACCGGCGGCGGCAAGGGCATCGCGTCGGAGTGCGCGCTGCGCCTGGCCCGCAAGTCCGGCGCTCGGCTGATTCTGCTCGGCCGCTCGCGACCTGAGGAGAGTCCCGAGCTCGCCGCCAATCTCGATCGCGTGAGTGCCGCCGGCATCGATTTCCGCTACGTCTCGGCGGATGTCAACGATGCGTCGGCGGTGGCCGCGGCGGTCGCCGGGGCGGCGGCCGAGATCGGCACCGTCACCGGTATCCTGCACGGCGCCGGGCTCAACACGCCGCGCCTCCTCGCCGCCCTCGACGGCAAGGCCTTCCGTCGCACCCTGGCGCCCAAGATCACCGGTCTGCACAATGTCCTCGCGGCGGTCGATCCGGCCGCCCTGCGCCTGCTGGTGACCTTCGGCTCGATCATCGCCCGGATGGGCCTACGGGGCGAGGCCGACTATGCCACCGCCAACGAATGGATGGCGATGGAGACGGAGCGTTTCGCCAGCGATAACCCGGACTGCCGCTGCCTGTGCCTGGAATGGTCGGTGTGGTCCGGGGTCGGCATGGGCGAGCGCCTGGGGCGCGTCGAGACCCTGATCGAGGAGGGCATCCATCCGATTCCCCCGGATCTCGGCGTCGAGCTCTTGGCGCGTCTTTTGCAGTTGCCGACCTCGCCGGTGTCGCTGGTGGTCAGCAGCCGCTTCGGCATGCCTCCGACCATGGAGATGGCGACCCCGGAGCTGCCGCTGCTGCGCTTCCTCGAGAGCCCGCGGGTGTTCTTCCCGGGCGTCGAGCTGGTGGTCGACAGCGAGGTCTCGGCGGAGAGTGACCCCTATTTGACCGAGCACGTCTTCCGCGGCGAGCGTCTGCTGCCGGCGGTGATCGGCCTCGAGGCGATGACCCAGACGGCGACGGCCATGATCGGCCGGCGGGATCTTCCGATCTTCGAAGAGGTCGAGTTTCGGCGCCCGCTGGTGGTGGCCGAGGGCCAGACCCTGACTCTGCGGGTGGCCGCCATCGGCCGCCTCGACGGCCGCATCGAGCTGGTGGTGAGGTCTTCCGCCAGCGACTTCCGCACCGACGATTTTCGCGCCCTCTGCCGCTTCTCCGGCGAGCGCGCCACCGGCCTGCCGGCGGCCTTGCCCGACGCCGGCGAGGTCCTGCCCCTCGAAGCCGAGGGCGATCTCTACGGTCCGCTGTTCTTCCACACCGGCCGCTTCCGGCGCATCCGCGGTTACCGCAGCCTGTCGGCCCGCGAGTGCATTGCCGAGATCTCCGGCAATGGCGCCGTGCCCTGGTTCGGTCGCTACCTGCCGCCGCAGATGTTGCTCGGCGACGCCGCCGTGCGCGATGCTCTGCTGCACGGCATTCAGGTCTGCGTTCCCCACTCGACGATTCTGCCGGTGGGTGTCGACCGCATCGAGCTGGGCGATCTGTCGCCGGCCGAGGACTTCGTGCTGGCGGCCAAGGAGCGGCGGCGCGAAGGCGATCTCTTCACCTACGACGTCGAGCTGGTGGACGCCCAGGGCAAGGTGCGCGAGCGCTGGGTCGGGCTGCGTCTCCAGGCGGTCGATCGCAACCGCGTCGCCGAGCCCTGGAAGGCGCCGATCCTGGCGCCCTACGTGGAGCGCCGGCTGCAGGAGCTGCTCCCCGGCGAGCAGCCCAAGGTGGTGATCCGGCAGCGCCAAGCGGAGGTTCGTCAGGAGGACAGCGATCGCGCCATCCTCGAGGTGGTCCACGGCCAGGGCGCCGAGGGCGAGGTCCATCGCCGCCCCGACGGCAAGCCCGAGACCGCCGGCGCCGACGTTTCCGTCGCCCATGCCGGCGAGCTGGTGCTGGCGATCTCCGGGGAAGGCCCCCTGGGGTGCGATGCGGAGGCCATCGAAGCGCGGCCGCCGGATCTGTGGAGCGAGATGCTGGGCGCCGATCGCTACCACCTGGCGGAGCGCTTGGTGGGGGAGGAGGGCGAGAATCCGGACGCCGCCGCCACCCGCATCTGGGCCGCCGGCGAATGCCTGCGCAAGGCCGGCACGCCACACAATGCGCCGCTGGTCTTCGAGTCGGCGACCGATGACGGTTGGCTGATGCTGCGCTCCGGCAATCTGGTGATCGGCACTCTGGTGGCGCCGGTCGAAGGCTTCGAAGGCGGTCTCGCCCTGGCGGTGCTGGCGAGTGCCGAGCGATGA
- the parC gene encoding DNA topoisomerase IV subunit A yields the protein MTDLTPPDDRLAADGVEEMALASFTEKAYLDYSMYVVLDRALPSIADGLKPVQRRIVYAMSELGLSANAKFKKSARTVGDVLGKFHPHGDSACYEAMVLMAQNFSFRYPLIQGQGNWGSPDDPKSFAAMRYTESRLTRFAQTLLSELGQGTVEWGSNFDGTLREPERLPSRLPHVLLNGASGIAVGLATDIPPHNLRELVAATIHLLENPKAPLEELLAHLPGPDYPTAAEIITPAAEIAAIYETGNGSVRMRAAWRREDSETVVVDALPYQVSGSKVLSQIATQMQAKKLPWVDDLRDESDHENPTRLVLELRSNRVDVERLMGHLFASTDLERSYRVNMNAIGLKGKPRLYDLRTLLAEWLTFRTETVRRRLQFRFDKVSERLHILEGFLVAFLNIDEVIAIIRQEEKPKPVLMQRFDLTDTQAEAILELKLRFLSRLEEMKIRGEQDELMAERDRLDRILKSPARLRKLIRQELEEDAETFGDDRRSPMVERDAAQAFSESDLLPSEPVTVVLSERGWVRAAKGHEVQAEELNYKAGDGYLAAARGKSNLPAVFFDSTGRSYALPAHGLPSARGHGEPLTGSLNPPPGAAFTAAVMGDDEDRFLIASDAGYGFVGRFADFVTRQTKGKALLNLPAGSKPLPPAAIEGAVEDFLVAAVTTSGYLLLFPLADLPELARGKGNKIINIPKKRFVSGDEVTAAVVTLPQGGGLRVHAGKRYINLSARDLAPFPGSRALRGSKLPRGFQNVWGLEVL from the coding sequence ATGACCGACCTCACACCCCCCGACGACCGCCTCGCCGCCGACGGCGTCGAGGAGATGGCCCTCGCCTCCTTCACCGAGAAGGCCTACCTCGATTACTCGATGTATGTCGTCCTCGACCGCGCCCTGCCGAGCATCGCCGACGGCCTCAAGCCGGTGCAGCGCCGCATCGTCTACGCCATGTCCGAGCTCGGCCTGTCGGCCAACGCCAAGTTCAAGAAGTCGGCCCGCACGGTGGGCGACGTGCTGGGCAAGTTCCACCCCCACGGCGACAGCGCCTGCTACGAGGCGATGGTGCTGATGGCCCAGAATTTCAGCTTTCGCTACCCGCTGATCCAGGGCCAGGGCAACTGGGGCTCGCCGGACGATCCCAAGTCCTTCGCCGCGATGCGCTACACGGAGTCGCGCCTCACCCGCTTCGCCCAGACCCTGCTGTCGGAGCTCGGCCAGGGCACCGTCGAGTGGGGCAGCAACTTCGACGGCACCCTGCGCGAACCGGAGCGGCTGCCGTCGCGCCTGCCCCACGTCCTGCTCAACGGCGCTTCGGGCATCGCCGTCGGCCTGGCGACGGACATTCCGCCGCACAATCTCCGCGAGCTGGTGGCGGCCACCATTCATCTGCTGGAGAACCCCAAGGCGCCCCTCGAAGAGCTCCTCGCCCACCTGCCGGGACCGGACTATCCAACCGCCGCCGAGATCATCACCCCGGCTGCCGAGATCGCCGCCATCTACGAGACCGGCAACGGCTCGGTGCGGATGCGCGCCGCCTGGCGCCGGGAGGATTCCGAAACGGTGGTGGTCGACGCTCTGCCCTATCAGGTGTCGGGGTCCAAAGTGCTGTCCCAGATCGCCACCCAGATGCAGGCCAAGAAGCTGCCATGGGTCGACGACCTGCGCGACGAGTCGGACCACGAGAACCCCACCCGACTGGTCCTCGAGCTGCGCTCCAACCGGGTCGACGTCGAGCGCCTGATGGGTCACCTGTTCGCCTCGACGGACCTCGAGCGCTCCTACCGCGTCAACATGAACGCCATCGGCCTCAAGGGCAAGCCGCGCCTATACGACCTGCGCACCCTGCTCGCCGAGTGGCTCACCTTCCGCACCGAGACGGTGCGCCGGCGCCTGCAGTTCCGCTTCGACAAGGTCAGCGAGCGGCTCCACATCCTCGAGGGCTTCCTGGTCGCCTTCCTCAACATCGACGAGGTGATCGCGATCATCCGCCAGGAGGAAAAGCCGAAGCCGGTGCTGATGCAGCGCTTCGACCTCACGGACACCCAGGCGGAGGCCATTCTCGAGCTCAAGCTGCGCTTCCTGTCGCGCCTCGAGGAGATGAAGATCCGCGGCGAGCAGGACGAGCTGATGGCCGAGCGCGACCGCCTCGACCGCATCCTCAAGTCGCCGGCCCGCTTGCGCAAGCTGATCCGCCAGGAGCTCGAGGAAGACGCCGAGACCTTCGGCGACGATCGGCGCTCGCCGATGGTCGAGCGCGACGCCGCACAGGCCTTCAGCGAATCGGACCTGCTGCCGTCGGAGCCGGTGACGGTGGTGCTCTCAGAGCGCGGCTGGGTGCGTGCCGCCAAGGGACACGAGGTGCAGGCCGAGGAGCTCAACTACAAGGCCGGCGACGGTTACCTGGCGGCGGCCCGCGGCAAGAGCAACCTGCCGGCGGTGTTCTTCGACTCCACCGGCCGCTCCTATGCCTTGCCGGCCCACGGCTTGCCCTCTGCCCGCGGCCATGGCGAGCCCTTGACGGGGAGCCTCAACCCGCCGCCGGGAGCCGCCTTCACGGCGGCGGTGATGGGGGACGACGAGGATCGCTTCCTGATCGCCTCCGACGCCGGCTATGGCTTCGTTGGCCGGTTCGCCGACTTCGTCACCCGCCAGACCAAGGGCAAAGCCCTGCTCAACCTGCCGGCCGGCTCGAAGCCACTGCCACCGGCGGCGATCGAAGGCGCCGTCGAAGACTTCCTGGTCGCCGCCGTCACCACCTCCGGCTACCTGCTGCTCTTCCCCCTCGCCGACCTGCCGGAGCTCGCCCGAGGCAAGGGCAACAAGATCATCAACATCCCCAAGAAACGCTTCGTCAGCGGCGACGAGGTGACCGCCGCCGTCGTCACCCTGCCGCAGGGAGGCGGCCTGCGAGTGCATGCCGGCAAGCGCTACATCAACCTCTCCGCCAGGGACCTCGCCCCCTTCCCCGGCAGCCGCGCCCTGCGCGGCTCGAAGCTGCCGCGCGGTTTTCAGAACGTCTGGGGACTGGAAGTCCTCTGA